The following are encoded together in the Desulfocurvibacter africanus subsp. africanus DSM 2603 genome:
- a CDS encoding beta-ketoacyl-[acyl-carrier-protein] synthase family protein: MSLKRVVVTGVGAMSPLGHGASELMAGLLQDRSGISRVEELRKVQGLRSLVAGLVPPVDPKLIDRKFRRSMSPMSIYATLASHEALAQAGVPEETISGGRLGLCIGSTIGSPFTYEEFFSDYLKDFSLERIKSTMFFKIMSHSCASNVAQALGVKGRIMAPAAACATGVQTVGLGFEAIALGKQDMMLCGGADELHPLTVATFDIISAASFRYNDQPASTPRPFDKDRDGTVCSEGCGILLLESLDSALARGARILGEIVGFATTSDPTNISNPDPAAIAACMRTALEDAGLRPEQVDYINAHATATELGDIAESVAIHDLFGPRVPVSSLKGFLGHALAASGAIELIATLGMLERNLLLPTRNLETIDPRCAPVNFLRERTEVAADVAVKNNFALGGVNASLIVRRFHD; encoded by the coding sequence ATGTCCCTAAAACGAGTCGTCGTCACAGGCGTGGGCGCCATGAGCCCTCTGGGCCACGGTGCAAGTGAGCTCATGGCAGGTCTGCTCCAAGACCGCAGCGGCATCTCCCGCGTGGAGGAGCTGCGCAAGGTTCAAGGCCTGCGCAGCTTGGTGGCGGGCCTTGTTCCGCCCGTGGACCCCAAGCTCATCGACCGCAAATTCCGCCGCTCCATGTCGCCCATGTCGATCTACGCGACATTGGCCAGCCACGAAGCCCTGGCTCAAGCCGGCGTGCCGGAGGAAACCATTTCCGGCGGCCGTCTTGGTTTGTGCATCGGCTCCACCATCGGCAGCCCCTTCACCTATGAGGAGTTTTTCTCCGATTATCTGAAGGACTTCTCCCTGGAGCGGATCAAGTCCACCATGTTCTTCAAGATCATGAGCCACAGCTGCGCGTCCAACGTCGCTCAGGCCCTGGGCGTCAAAGGCCGCATCATGGCTCCCGCCGCGGCCTGCGCCACGGGCGTGCAGACCGTGGGCCTGGGTTTCGAGGCCATCGCCCTGGGCAAGCAGGACATGATGCTCTGCGGCGGTGCCGATGAACTGCACCCGCTCACCGTGGCCACCTTCGACATCATCAGTGCGGCCTCCTTTCGCTACAACGACCAGCCGGCCAGCACGCCCAGGCCGTTCGACAAGGACCGCGACGGCACGGTCTGTTCCGAAGGCTGCGGCATACTGCTCCTGGAATCACTGGACTCGGCCCTGGCTCGCGGGGCGCGCATATTGGGCGAAATCGTCGGCTTCGCCACGACCTCGGACCCGACCAACATTTCCAATCCCGATCCGGCGGCCATCGCGGCATGCATGCGCACAGCCCTGGAGGACGCCGGCTTGAGGCCCGAGCAGGTAGACTACATCAATGCCCACGCCACAGCCACGGAACTTGGCGATATCGCCGAGAGCGTGGCCATCCATGATCTGTTCGGGCCGCGTGTCCCGGTGAGCAGCCTCAAGGGCTTCCTCGGGCATGCCCTGGCGGCCAGCGGCGCTATCGAACTCATCGCCACCCTGGGCATGCTGGAACGCAACTTGCTTCTGCCAACTCGAAATCTAGAAACAATCGATCCACGCTGCGCTCCGGTCAATTTCCTGCGCGAGCGGACCGAAGTCGCGGCGGATGTAGCGGTCAAGAACAACTTCGCCCTTGGGGGCGTCAACGCATCGCTTATAGTGAGGAGATTCCATGACTGA
- a CDS encoding 3-hydroxyacyl-ACP dehydratase yields the protein MTLLPASKPLALPMDCQALVPHRGPMLLIDRLLSCQDKGGCVEARVVESNPFVDANGELEPLVTVELMAQAFAALKGYADLASGAEPSKGLLVSVRKVAVTGRARVGDVLTINLAVKGEFDGFTVVEGEVRKNDNLLAAGSLKLWIPGRESAEEKP from the coding sequence ATGACATTGCTTCCGGCATCGAAACCGCTTGCCCTGCCCATGGACTGCCAAGCCCTGGTGCCCCATCGGGGTCCCATGCTGCTCATCGACCGGCTGCTCTCTTGCCAAGACAAGGGCGGCTGCGTGGAAGCACGCGTGGTCGAAAGCAACCCCTTCGTGGATGCGAATGGAGAACTGGAACCCCTGGTCACCGTCGAACTCATGGCCCAGGCCTTTGCCGCGCTCAAGGGCTATGCGGATCTGGCCTCGGGAGCCGAGCCCAGCAAGGGGCTGCTGGTGAGCGTGCGCAAAGTGGCGGTCACGGGCCGCGCCCGCGTAGGCGACGTACTGACCATCAATCTCGCCGTTAAGGGAGAATTCGACGGCTTCACCGTCGTCGAGGGCGAAGTGCGCAAGAATGACAACTTGCTGGCCGCAGGCAGCCTAAAATTATGGATACCGGGCCGCGAGTCCGCCGAGGAGAAGCCTTAG
- a CDS encoding phytoene desaturase family protein, with amino-acid sequence MHTDFTVIGSGMSGLTAALVLAKHGRSVTLVERHPHPAPVLRGFTRQGIYFDTGFHYAGSLGDGEILDRYLRYLGLAPHLRKIPLNPEGFDIMRYPQSGFEFSFPYGVERIRQALLQAFPSELQGIDAFLNKVQQSFASSPFLNPGARYTAEHAFPEMDSESLGEALARLLPNELCRSLLGVHCLLHGTAPEEVPFLLHARIVGSYFETVCALEGGGRSLVNAFLQELKRLGVTVLCGREATGFEHSGDILTGVRLAHGEVINCSGCVATLHPAKLAAMLPQSVFRQTYLRRLQALEETPSAYMIFGKLDNPPPTLLDRNYFVLPRTDIDSYFRPDTPFDELPIYISASHGSESGTSKTGVILLAAAPPNQVARWTDSRLGARPPEYVEFKRDILARLQERAERHCPELRGMALLEGATPLTFRDYANSQLGGLYGASHKITQSSPMPRTKLKGLYLAGQSIIAPGVLGTLISAMVTCANILGAENILQGLHECP; translated from the coding sequence ATGCATACGGATTTCACGGTAATCGGCTCGGGCATGTCCGGACTCACGGCGGCGCTGGTGCTTGCCAAGCACGGACGCTCGGTGACGCTCGTGGAACGGCACCCACATCCCGCGCCCGTGCTGCGCGGATTCACCCGTCAGGGCATCTATTTCGATACGGGCTTTCATTATGCCGGCAGCCTCGGCGACGGCGAAATCCTGGACAGGTACTTGCGCTACCTTGGTTTGGCGCCGCACCTGCGCAAGATTCCGCTGAATCCGGAAGGCTTCGACATCATGCGTTACCCGCAATCCGGGTTCGAATTCAGTTTTCCATATGGAGTCGAGCGGATCAGGCAGGCCTTACTACAGGCCTTCCCGTCCGAGCTCCAGGGAATCGACGCCTTTCTGAACAAGGTCCAGCAATCCTTTGCCAGCTCGCCGTTCCTCAATCCCGGAGCCCGCTACACTGCCGAGCACGCTTTCCCGGAGATGGACAGCGAGAGCCTTGGAGAGGCCCTGGCGCGACTTTTGCCCAACGAACTATGCCGGAGCCTGCTCGGGGTGCACTGTCTGCTGCATGGAACGGCTCCGGAGGAGGTCCCCTTTCTCCTGCATGCGCGGATTGTCGGCTCCTATTTCGAGACCGTCTGCGCCCTGGAGGGAGGCGGCCGGTCATTGGTGAACGCCTTCCTGCAGGAGTTGAAGCGCCTGGGCGTGACAGTGCTCTGCGGAAGGGAAGCCACGGGCTTCGAGCATTCCGGTGATATCCTCACGGGCGTGCGCCTGGCCCACGGCGAGGTCATCAACTGCTCCGGCTGCGTGGCGACGTTGCACCCGGCCAAGCTCGCGGCCATGCTTCCCCAGAGCGTGTTCCGCCAAACCTACCTGCGCCGACTGCAGGCGCTGGAGGAAACCCCCTCGGCGTACATGATCTTCGGCAAACTGGACAATCCTCCTCCGACGTTGCTCGACCGCAATTATTTCGTCCTGCCGCGCACGGATATCGACAGTTACTTTCGGCCGGATACACCTTTTGACGAACTGCCCATTTACATATCCGCCTCGCACGGGAGCGAGTCAGGCACGAGCAAAACCGGAGTGATCCTCCTGGCCGCCGCCCCGCCCAACCAAGTCGCGCGATGGACGGACTCGCGACTGGGAGCCCGCCCGCCGGAGTATGTCGAATTCAAGCGCGACATCCTGGCGCGCCTGCAAGAGCGGGCCGAACGTCACTGCCCCGAGTTGCGCGGCATGGCTTTGCTGGAGGGCGCCACTCCGTTGACCTTCCGTGACTATGCGAATAGTCAGCTTGGCGGTCTTTACGGCGCAAGTCACAAGATCACCCAAAGCAGCCCAATGCCCCGAACCAAGCTCAAAGGCTTGTATCTGGCCGGACAATCGATCATCGCCCCCGGCGTGCTGGGCACGCTCATCTCCGCGATGGTGACCTGCGCCAACATCCTGGGAGCCGAGAACATCCTGCAAGGACTGCACGAATGTCCCTAA
- a CDS encoding acyl carrier protein, translating to MTDQEVIAIVNKALAEEFELDEAVMVPEANLYQDLELDSLDAVDMVIVLENAFGCKLRDEEAIRSIRTLSDLYKFILKKKEGVTA from the coding sequence ATGACTGATCAGGAAGTCATAGCCATCGTCAACAAGGCCCTGGCTGAGGAGTTCGAGTTGGACGAGGCCGTCATGGTGCCCGAGGCCAACCTGTACCAGGATCTGGAATTGGACAGCCTGGACGCCGTGGATATGGTCATCGTCCTGGAGAACGCATTCGGCTGCAAGCTGCGCGACGAAGAGGCCATCCGCTCCATTCGCACCTTGAGCGACCTGTACAAGTTCATCCTGAAAAAGAAAGAAGGCGTGACGGCTTGA
- a CDS encoding lysophospholipid acyltransferase family protein, whose product MNIWMYSGLVLLTGLSMLVFMVLHPLNRLFRGLSRGESARLAIWLYGKAWMLLIRPFASFTREGLGHIPTGSPAIVVVNHLSFFDTYCMGGLPHSNVVFTVRAWPFRMPWYAPFMRMAGYVDMETDGMQAGLERCKAQLAKGATVLFFPEGHRSRDGQLQRFYSGAFRLSQETGVPITPLCLSGTDRLLPPGTFYMAPARIRMRALPPVRPECFPGESGHIAMRKAVKQLMAAELEIMRESAPGAASEELACS is encoded by the coding sequence ATGAACATCTGGATGTACTCCGGTCTGGTTCTACTGACCGGGCTCTCCATGCTGGTATTCATGGTCCTGCATCCGCTCAACCGTCTGTTCAGGGGCCTGAGCCGCGGCGAGAGCGCACGGTTGGCCATCTGGCTCTATGGCAAGGCCTGGATGCTCCTCATCCGGCCCTTCGCGAGTTTCACGCGCGAAGGATTGGGGCATATCCCCACCGGGAGTCCGGCGATCGTGGTGGTCAACCATTTGTCCTTCTTCGACACGTACTGCATGGGCGGGCTGCCGCACTCCAATGTGGTCTTCACCGTACGCGCCTGGCCATTCCGCATGCCCTGGTATGCTCCATTCATGCGCATGGCCGGGTACGTGGACATGGAAACCGACGGAATGCAAGCCGGCCTCGAGCGCTGCAAGGCGCAATTGGCCAAGGGCGCCACGGTGCTCTTCTTTCCCGAGGGACACCGCAGCCGCGATGGCCAGTTGCAGCGTTTCTATTCGGGAGCCTTCCGGCTCTCGCAGGAAACAGGCGTGCCCATTACGCCTTTATGCCTGAGCGGCACGGACAGGCTTCTGCCGCCAGGAACGTTCTACATGGCCCCGGCGCGCATCAGAATGCGTGCCTTGCCTCCCGTACGTCCGGAATGCTTTCCAGGCGAATCTGGGCACATAGCCATGCGCAAGGCAGTCAAGCAGCTCATGGCCGCGGAGCTGGAGATCATGCGCGAGAGCGCACCCGGCGCGGCATCGGAGGAACTGGCATGTTCGTGA
- a CDS encoding beta-ketoacyl-[acyl-carrier-protein] synthase family protein, whose translation MYKVAITGIGIVSCLGHEPESVAQALYSGASGIAIDEERIKLGFRSPLTGRIRDFDPAARLSRKQLKSMTDFAIWAHAAAMDAVEMSGIAPEDLRNAESGLIFGNDSTCVSAVEQVEQLRAGGDTARIGSGNIFRIMNSTVTMNLNVLLGTRGACWTISSACSSGGHAVGQAADLIALGRQDRVICGGAQEITWQSICSFDGLGAFSTRVDAPGKASRPFDAKRDGLVPGGGAAAIMLERWDLAEKRGARILGEVLSYGFSSDGEHLSKPSVHGLGTSMAKALGSAGLMAKDIDYICAHATSTPAGDAVEAQAIAALFGERTPPISSLKSMTGHELWMSGASQVVYTTIMAMKGFLAANVNFECGDEHSSKLNIITAPLERGPHTALLNSAGFGGTNSSLVLRFA comes from the coding sequence ATGTACAAGGTAGCAATCACGGGCATAGGCATTGTCTCCTGCCTTGGCCACGAACCCGAGTCAGTGGCCCAGGCCTTGTACAGCGGCGCCTCGGGCATAGCCATCGACGAGGAGCGGATAAAGCTGGGCTTCCGCAGTCCGCTCACCGGCCGCATCCGGGATTTCGATCCTGCGGCGCGGCTGTCCCGCAAGCAACTCAAGAGCATGACCGATTTCGCCATCTGGGCCCATGCGGCGGCCATGGACGCCGTGGAGATGTCCGGCATCGCGCCCGAGGATCTGCGCAATGCCGAGAGCGGGCTGATATTCGGCAACGATTCGACATGCGTCTCGGCCGTTGAACAGGTGGAACAGCTGCGGGCCGGCGGTGATACCGCACGCATCGGCAGTGGGAACATCTTCCGCATCATGAACTCCACGGTGACCATGAACCTGAACGTGCTCCTGGGCACGCGCGGGGCCTGCTGGACCATCAGTTCGGCCTGCTCCAGCGGTGGCCATGCCGTGGGCCAGGCCGCGGACCTCATCGCCCTGGGCCGTCAGGATCGCGTCATCTGCGGCGGAGCCCAGGAGATCACCTGGCAGTCCATCTGCAGCTTCGACGGTCTTGGAGCCTTCTCCACGCGCGTGGACGCACCCGGCAAGGCCAGCCGTCCCTTTGACGCCAAGCGGGATGGCTTGGTGCCGGGCGGCGGAGCGGCAGCCATCATGCTCGAACGCTGGGACCTGGCCGAAAAACGAGGAGCGCGCATCCTGGGCGAAGTTTTGTCCTACGGATTCTCCTCCGACGGCGAGCATCTGTCCAAGCCAAGCGTCCACGGCCTGGGCACGTCCATGGCCAAAGCCCTCGGAAGCGCCGGCCTCATGGCCAAGGACATCGACTACATCTGCGCCCACGCCACATCGACTCCGGCAGGTGACGCGGTGGAGGCGCAGGCCATCGCAGCTCTGTTCGGCGAGCGCACGCCGCCGATTTCCTCACTCAAGTCCATGACTGGCCACGAATTGTGGATGTCCGGTGCCTCGCAGGTGGTCTACACGACCATCATGGCCATGAAGGGCTTCTTGGCAGCCAACGTGAATTTCGAATGCGGCGACGAGCACAGCTCCAAGTTGAACATCATCACCGCCCCCCTGGAGCGTGGGCCACACACGGCCTTGTTAAACTCCGCCGGTTTCGGCGGCACCAACTCAAGCCTCGTGCTGCGTTTCGCCTAA
- a CDS encoding LolA family protein translates to MRARILFTLAFLLLWVAPVSPSDNEAVLDGLRKAAKDIHSVSADFVQRKKLEMFDEVMISKGRLALVKPDRLRWEYLEPVASGFALKGGKGRRWNEMIGRMDDFDIRQDPVMQVIVDQLLAWTNADLERMSRDFTLEVAGSEPVQLVLRPRVPAVGGFIERIAIRYAADKRSIQRVEVMEPGGDSTQLDFQNVRINTPLAEDLF, encoded by the coding sequence ATGCGAGCCCGCATTCTGTTCACGCTGGCCTTTCTGCTGCTCTGGGTGGCGCCGGTATCGCCGTCGGACAATGAAGCCGTGCTGGACGGCCTGCGCAAAGCCGCCAAGGACATCCACTCGGTGTCGGCCGATTTCGTGCAGCGCAAGAAGCTGGAGATGTTCGACGAAGTCATGATCTCCAAGGGCCGGTTGGCCCTGGTCAAGCCCGACCGCCTGCGCTGGGAGTACCTGGAGCCCGTGGCCTCTGGCTTCGCCCTCAAGGGCGGCAAGGGCCGGCGCTGGAACGAAATGATCGGTCGCATGGACGACTTCGACATCCGCCAGGATCCGGTCATGCAGGTTATCGTGGATCAACTCCTGGCCTGGACCAATGCCGATCTGGAACGCATGAGCCGCGACTTCACCCTGGAGGTGGCCGGATCCGAGCCGGTGCAGCTCGTGCTGCGTCCGCGCGTGCCGGCCGTGGGCGGCTTTATCGAGCGGATCGCAATCCGCTACGCCGCCGACAAGCGCTCTATCCAGCGCGTGGAGGTCATGGAGCCGGGAGGAGACTCCACCCAGCTCGATTTCCAGAATGTGCGCATCAACACGCCTTTAGCCGAGGATTTGTTCTGA
- a CDS encoding radical SAM/SPASM domain-containing protein, giving the protein MTECLCETKRAWGSNFSLEEIAEARDRCGLLTMELELSRECNLRCIYCYSEAGTPLDNELSSEEIYSVVDQAIALGARRIIVLGGGEPLVYPGVMDIMRYLHKRGVGIDLFTNGTLITEDMAREFRDMGVHPVIKMNSLNDDVQDLLAGHKGAARDIRQGFKNLVKAGYPAEGLPMGVQSVICRQNLAELPAMWSWIRERGMTPYFEMITLQGRARKHPDLEVTPGELRAAFEELSRLDRERFGFDWEPHPPVAGLRCNRHSYTCTVTVHGDVIPCPGVDIPVGNIRTQPLADILKGSEVIHKLRNIRKYIKGACAECPQNDSCYGCRGMAYQLTGDYLAADPLCWHVNQGK; this is encoded by the coding sequence GTGACTGAGTGTCTTTGCGAAACCAAACGCGCCTGGGGCTCCAACTTCAGTCTCGAGGAGATAGCCGAGGCCCGCGACCGCTGCGGATTGCTGACCATGGAGCTGGAGCTGAGCCGGGAGTGCAACCTGCGCTGCATCTATTGCTACTCCGAGGCGGGCACGCCCCTGGATAACGAGCTGAGCAGCGAGGAGATCTACTCCGTCGTTGATCAGGCCATCGCCCTGGGCGCCCGGCGCATCATCGTGCTGGGCGGCGGCGAGCCCCTGGTCTATCCGGGCGTCATGGACATCATGCGCTACCTGCACAAGCGCGGCGTGGGCATCGACCTGTTCACCAACGGCACGCTCATCACCGAGGACATGGCCCGCGAATTCCGCGACATGGGCGTGCATCCCGTCATCAAGATGAACAGTCTGAACGATGACGTGCAGGACCTGCTGGCCGGCCATAAGGGTGCCGCGCGGGATATCCGCCAGGGCTTCAAGAACCTGGTCAAGGCCGGCTACCCGGCCGAAGGGCTGCCCATGGGCGTGCAGAGCGTCATCTGCCGCCAGAATCTGGCCGAGTTGCCCGCCATGTGGAGTTGGATCCGCGAGCGCGGCATGACCCCATACTTCGAGATGATCACCCTGCAAGGCCGGGCCCGCAAGCACCCGGACCTGGAAGTCACGCCCGGCGAGCTTCGCGCCGCCTTCGAAGAGCTGTCGCGCCTGGACCGCGAGCGTTTCGGCTTCGACTGGGAACCGCATCCGCCCGTAGCCGGCCTGCGCTGCAACCGTCACAGCTACACGTGCACCGTGACCGTGCATGGCGATGTCATTCCCTGCCCCGGCGTGGATATTCCCGTGGGCAACATCCGCACGCAGCCCCTGGCCGACATTCTCAAGGGCAGCGAGGTCATCCACAAGCTGCGCAACATCCGCAAATACATCAAGGGCGCCTGCGCCGAATGCCCGCAAAACGACAGCTGCTACGGCTGCCGGGGCATGGCCTACCAGCTCACGGGCGACTATCTTGCCGCCGATCCTCTTTGCTGGCACGTGAATCAAGGAAAGTAG
- a CDS encoding phenylacetate--CoA ligase family protein, whose product MFVTPPSLNIEYGSWTSMEAIRDDLIRRHVAYAAERSPFYRRLFAEHGIAPRDVRTAADLAMLPFTRKEDLAAHGPEFLCVERSKVVDLCLTSGTTSKPVVLMQTAADLDRLGYNEEISFRATGLTENDTVLNAAAMDRCFMAGLAYFLGLVRLGATVIRAGSSSVPVVAELVRNYAPTAIVGVPTLLLAIAERLRQDGFDPARSGVKRLVCIGEPLRLSDFTIAPLGKRLQDIWQARLYSTYASTELATAFCDCDAGQGGHAHPDLVHVEILDEEGKPVPPGQPGEVVVTPLQVEGMPLVRYRTGDIAALHDDPCPCGRNSPRLGPILGRKSQVLKYKGTTVYPPAIFSVLQEMRGVRGYYIEVTDRFQLSDNIKVVVGVEGDELTPRMVAEKIASSVRVKPEVVFDTPDNVANKVAQPGKRKPVTFFDLREGSSD is encoded by the coding sequence ATGTTCGTGACCCCTCCCAGTTTGAATATCGAGTACGGCAGTTGGACGAGCATGGAAGCGATCAGGGACGACTTGATCCGCAGGCATGTGGCCTATGCGGCCGAGCGCTCGCCATTCTACCGCCGCCTGTTCGCGGAGCACGGCATAGCTCCACGGGATGTGCGCACGGCTGCGGACCTTGCCATGCTGCCCTTCACGCGCAAGGAGGACTTGGCCGCCCACGGCCCCGAGTTCCTGTGCGTGGAGCGCTCCAAGGTGGTGGATCTGTGCCTGACCTCGGGCACCACGTCCAAGCCCGTGGTGCTCATGCAGACCGCCGCGGATCTGGACCGGCTGGGCTATAACGAGGAGATATCGTTCCGCGCCACGGGCCTGACGGAGAACGACACAGTGCTCAACGCCGCGGCCATGGATCGCTGTTTCATGGCCGGACTGGCCTATTTCCTGGGCCTGGTACGGTTGGGCGCCACGGTCATCCGCGCCGGGTCCAGCAGCGTTCCCGTGGTGGCAGAGCTGGTGCGCAATTATGCGCCCACGGCCATAGTGGGCGTGCCTACCCTGCTTTTGGCCATAGCCGAACGGTTGCGGCAGGACGGCTTCGACCCGGCAAGGAGCGGCGTCAAGCGGCTCGTGTGCATCGGCGAGCCTCTTCGCCTATCCGATTTCACCATTGCGCCTCTAGGAAAACGACTCCAGGACATCTGGCAGGCCCGGCTCTACTCCACCTACGCCAGCACCGAGTTGGCCACGGCCTTCTGCGACTGCGACGCCGGTCAGGGCGGCCATGCCCACCCGGACCTGGTGCACGTGGAGATCCTGGACGAAGAAGGCAAACCTGTGCCTCCGGGCCAGCCTGGCGAAGTGGTGGTCACGCCGCTGCAGGTCGAGGGCATGCCGCTCGTGCGCTACCGCACCGGCGACATCGCCGCGCTGCACGACGATCCCTGCCCCTGCGGCCGCAACTCCCCACGCCTGGGACCAATCCTTGGCCGCAAGAGCCAGGTGCTCAAATACAAGGGCACCACGGTCTACCCGCCAGCCATCTTCTCCGTGCTGCAGGAGATGCGAGGGGTGCGCGGCTACTACATCGAGGTCACGGACCGCTTCCAGCTTTCGGACAACATCAAGGTCGTGGTGGGAGTGGAGGGCGACGAGCTGACCCCGCGCATGGTGGCCGAGAAAATCGCCTCCAGCGTGCGGGTCAAGCCCGAGGTGGTCTTCGACACGCCCGACAACGTGGCCAATAAGGTTGCCCAGCCGGGCAAACGCAAGCCTGTAACTTTTTTTGACCTTCGGGAGGGCTCCAGTGACTGA